In Chitinophaga sp. HK235, a single window of DNA contains:
- a CDS encoding DUF4268 domain-containing protein, with translation MYSKEEVSKQKQAFWTAFGRYMKPVLSADGEIISWANYKTGIPGLFFKLDAENRYVCISILITQTDPQLHTAFYELFEMQKKMLESALGEIDWEWEQDITDDYGRNISRISKRIDGISILRTEDWPALISFLKERIVALDEYWSTAKYAFEALL, from the coding sequence ATGTATTCCAAAGAGGAAGTATCCAAACAAAAGCAGGCATTCTGGACTGCATTTGGCCGCTATATGAAACCAGTATTATCAGCAGATGGTGAGATCATTAGCTGGGCTAATTACAAAACAGGCATACCCGGTTTATTCTTTAAACTGGATGCAGAAAACCGATATGTGTGTATCTCTATCCTGATTACACAGACGGACCCGCAGCTGCATACAGCTTTCTATGAACTTTTTGAAATGCAGAAAAAAATGCTGGAAAGCGCATTGGGAGAAATTGACTGGGAATGGGAACAGGATATTACGGATGACTACGGCAGGAACATCAGCAGGATCAGTAAGCGGATTGACGGCATATCCATACTTCGTACAGAAGACTGGCCGGCACTGATATCTTTCCTTAAAGAAAGGATTGTAGCCCTGGATGAATATTGGAGTACAGCAAAATATGCATTTGAAGCATTATTGTAA
- a CDS encoding LytTR family DNA-binding domain-containing protein, producing MMIRCIIVDDEAHAIELLSMHIEQTSFLELVDTATSPVKALQLVFEQKIDVVFLDVQMPEMSGIEFMQLLNGRCKVILVTAYKDYAIQGFDNDVVDYLLKPVTFPRFLKSTRKLLDMRRNVEEPGNDYIFVSADSKGKLLRINIEDIIYVEGQRQYVCFFTREGRKYLSRLTLKELEARLPVGKFIRVHKSFVLAIQYITMIHHNVVYMAHTKEMIPIGSSYREAFMNRMKDKIMT from the coding sequence ATGATGATCCGGTGTATTATTGTAGACGATGAGGCGCATGCGATTGAGCTGTTGTCCATGCATATTGAACAAACCAGTTTCCTGGAGCTGGTGGACACAGCCACAAGCCCGGTAAAAGCCTTGCAACTGGTATTTGAACAAAAGATAGATGTGGTTTTCCTGGATGTACAAATGCCGGAAATGTCCGGTATCGAGTTTATGCAATTACTGAACGGAAGATGTAAAGTGATATTGGTAACAGCTTATAAAGATTATGCCATACAGGGTTTTGATAATGACGTTGTTGATTATTTACTTAAACCCGTAACATTCCCGCGCTTTCTTAAAAGCACCCGTAAGCTGCTGGATATGAGAAGGAATGTCGAGGAGCCAGGCAATGACTATATTTTCGTGAGTGCCGACTCAAAAGGAAAACTGCTACGGATCAATATAGAAGACATCATTTACGTGGAGGGACAAAGACAGTATGTTTGTTTTTTCACCCGCGAGGGAAGAAAATATCTCTCCAGGCTTACCCTTAAAGAATTGGAAGCCCGCCTGCCGGTAGGTAAATTCATCCGGGTACACAAATCTTTCGTACTCGCTATCCAGTATATTACCATGATCCACCACAATGTGGTGTACATGGCGCATACCAAAGAAATGATCCCGATAGGTTCCAGCTATAGGGAGGCCTTCATGAACAGGATGAAAGATAAGATCATGACCTGA
- a CDS encoding phytanoyl-CoA dioxygenase family protein encodes MYLATMQIEQFKEKGYLLIENLFDEKEVELIRTEMLQVIAEDCPRRILEKNGSVRSFFAPDHSNEIFEKIVKLKRLVIPAAQLIGTDVYAHQTKINSKSAMTGDWWEWHQDYTYWKKDDGMPAADVLTAMIYLNDVNEFNGPMLLIPGSHKIGTVDEGENISGDGENGNGWFEEYKTSTFYMTALTADLKYTLKQEEIARWARQRGIESAKGPAGSVLFFHGNVFHASSNNLSPWDRYSFLVTYNSVNNQLEAVEKPRPAFIANRNFDKIIPVHDHL; translated from the coding sequence ATGTATCTGGCTACCATGCAAATTGAGCAGTTCAAGGAGAAAGGATATCTGTTAATTGAAAATCTGTTTGATGAGAAAGAGGTGGAGTTAATACGGACAGAGATGTTGCAGGTGATTGCTGAAGACTGTCCGCGGCGCATACTCGAAAAAAACGGAAGTGTACGGTCCTTTTTTGCCCCCGACCATAGCAATGAAATATTCGAAAAGATTGTGAAGCTGAAGCGGCTGGTAATACCTGCTGCACAATTGATAGGGACTGATGTATATGCGCATCAGACAAAAATCAATTCCAAGTCGGCTATGACCGGCGACTGGTGGGAATGGCATCAGGACTATACCTACTGGAAGAAGGATGACGGGATGCCTGCGGCTGATGTGCTGACTGCGATGATTTATCTGAATGATGTCAACGAATTCAACGGGCCGATGTTACTGATACCAGGCTCGCATAAAATCGGTACGGTTGATGAAGGAGAAAATATATCCGGTGACGGAGAAAATGGGAACGGCTGGTTTGAAGAATATAAAACCAGTACCTTTTATATGACAGCCCTCACCGCTGATCTTAAGTATACATTAAAGCAGGAGGAGATTGCCAGATGGGCAAGGCAGAGAGGAATCGAATCCGCCAAGGGACCGGCAGGATCTGTTTTATTCTTTCACGGTAATGTGTTTCATGCTTCCTCCAATAATCTTTCTCCCTGGGACAGATATTCTTTTTTGGTTACCTACAACAGCGTAAACAATCAACTGGAAGCGGTAGAAAAGCCCAGGCCGGCATTTATAGCCAACCGGAACTTTGATAAAATAATTCCTGTCCACGATCATCTGTAG
- a CDS encoding BamA/TamA family outer membrane protein: MLNKCLSDRTKVSFSLLTVLCWASTVCGQRIVTPPTAITPAARLIAYPVKDSVTLRELNAGRSLGQLSLPAPQGLTLLAFDSSGTRLLLSGKWPSTVVYHLDQPSFQQVAKMPFRSVAAGFDRAGTNAYLLQRKSFIESNLVVYDAHTWKKRRQKKLTAASHHLSLNANDSLIAVSVMGKIKVLNAQNLKIEQVLWERAPQKLIEFDPVSPTICASATSKNIIQIRDLRNDSILIEIYKHDAPIQTLSYRPDGKYLFSLDKKGTLCVWSPAEKIQLAELDHIQGVPYWDKDGELRIVNTAGDSISQKAPQVVALQTMPGGNLRFRHYMAPMFEMFPSPIIGYIPEAGFILGLGFTAIVQPTHNSRYYRPSLLTASASHGFYGNQWLLGFSLSRYLKDRWYLAVDLQYNIHARSFYFGIAKDADSKNKQPYISNNFLFSGGVYRLLGQQLGLGLVYDIRHNKRARFEHEVTDLPAGAEGGLAAGLGAGLRLDNRDNVLAPSRGAFLQLIYLRYGLADVGDYRYNEIKADLRKYFPLGNPSNGRQLALQGAADLTWGGQPPFYLLPYFTGDKAFRGIYRNLYLDKQVAFVQAEYRSRFSVADPRFGYAIFAGAADGAADYFHEYKPDIKLVYGLGFRQQLYPKNHLLLRMDAAWTSKGDFGFFAGLGTSF; the protein is encoded by the coding sequence ATGCTCAACAAATGTTTATCGGACAGGACTAAAGTGTCGTTTAGCCTGCTGACTGTTTTATGCTGGGCCAGCACCGTCTGTGGCCAGCGTATAGTGACACCGCCAACAGCCATTACACCTGCTGCCAGGCTGATTGCTTACCCGGTGAAAGATAGCGTAACGCTCAGAGAGCTGAACGCTGGCCGCTCGCTGGGACAGCTGTCCCTTCCGGCGCCGCAGGGGTTAACGTTACTGGCCTTCGATTCATCAGGAACGCGATTGCTGTTATCCGGCAAATGGCCATCTACAGTTGTCTACCATCTTGATCAGCCTTCCTTTCAGCAAGTTGCAAAAATGCCTTTCAGATCAGTTGCTGCCGGATTTGATCGTGCAGGAACAAACGCCTACCTGTTGCAGCGCAAATCATTTATTGAATCTAATCTGGTGGTTTATGATGCACACACCTGGAAAAAACGCCGGCAAAAAAAGCTGACAGCCGCTTCCCATCATCTCTCGCTCAATGCCAATGATTCCCTGATCGCTGTGTCTGTGATGGGGAAGATTAAAGTACTCAATGCCCAAAACCTGAAAATAGAACAGGTGCTGTGGGAACGCGCTCCACAAAAACTGATCGAATTTGATCCCGTTTCGCCAACGATATGCGCCAGCGCCACTTCTAAAAACATCATACAGATAAGGGATCTGCGCAATGACAGCATTCTCATCGAAATATATAAGCATGATGCGCCCATCCAAACGTTGAGCTACCGGCCCGATGGTAAATATCTCTTCAGTCTTGATAAAAAAGGGACACTATGTGTATGGTCTCCTGCTGAAAAAATACAGCTGGCCGAACTGGATCATATACAGGGAGTCCCATACTGGGACAAGGATGGAGAGCTGCGTATTGTTAATACAGCTGGTGACAGCATTTCGCAAAAAGCACCGCAGGTAGTTGCCCTGCAAACCATGCCTGGTGGCAATCTCCGCTTTCGTCACTACATGGCGCCAATGTTTGAGATGTTTCCTTCTCCTATTATTGGTTATATTCCGGAAGCTGGTTTTATACTGGGATTGGGCTTTACGGCCATCGTCCAACCCACGCACAACAGCCGGTATTACAGGCCGTCGTTGTTGACTGCATCAGCTTCCCATGGTTTTTATGGTAACCAGTGGCTGCTGGGGTTCTCTCTAAGCAGATATCTAAAAGATCGTTGGTATCTGGCGGTTGATCTGCAATATAATATACATGCCAGGAGCTTTTATTTCGGTATCGCTAAAGATGCCGACAGCAAAAACAAGCAACCTTACATCTCCAATAATTTCCTTTTCAGCGGAGGAGTATACCGGTTGTTAGGCCAGCAGCTGGGTCTGGGCCTTGTGTACGACATCCGGCATAATAAACGCGCCAGGTTTGAACATGAGGTAACTGACCTGCCGGCCGGCGCCGAAGGCGGACTGGCTGCGGGGCTAGGAGCAGGACTCAGACTGGATAACCGGGATAATGTACTCGCTCCTTCCCGCGGCGCGTTCCTTCAACTGATCTATTTGCGCTATGGTCTGGCGGATGTGGGAGATTACCGGTATAATGAAATAAAAGCCGATCTCCGGAAATACTTCCCTTTAGGCAATCCTTCGAACGGCCGCCAGCTGGCCTTACAGGGGGCTGCCGATCTTACCTGGGGCGGCCAGCCTCCCTTTTATCTGTTACCGTATTTTACAGGCGACAAAGCGTTTCGTGGCATATACAGGAATCTTTATCTTGATAAACAAGTGGCCTTTGTGCAGGCGGAATACAGGTCCCGCTTCAGTGTAGCAGACCCCCGATTTGGATATGCTATATTTGCAGGGGCTGCAGATGGAGCGGCTGACTATTTTCATGAATATAAACCCGATATAAAGCTAGTGTATGGATTGGGGTTCCGCCAGCAGCTGTATCCTAAGAATCATTTGTTGTTACGGATGGATGCAGCCTGGACCAGCAAAGGAGATTTTGGCTTCTTCGCCGGCCTGGGTACTTCTTTTTAA
- a CDS encoding GNAT family N-acetyltransferase, producing the protein MTDTLKLRLIQPEELPLVLQLLKEAAIAIQAKGLDQWHVWLDPPKEKISWIEEGLEQKEFFAVGNQDNELAGMFRLADKDLLYWGEQDAAAGYVHSLVVRKQFAGQQLGTVILNMIEDKLLAEGCRLFRLDCNAGNAWLCSYYEQQGFKKVGEVKMPHSLNNLYEKQIG; encoded by the coding sequence ATGACAGACACATTGAAATTAAGACTTATCCAACCGGAGGAATTACCGTTGGTGCTGCAGCTGCTGAAGGAAGCAGCCATTGCAATTCAGGCTAAAGGACTGGACCAATGGCATGTATGGCTTGATCCTCCAAAAGAAAAAATCAGCTGGATAGAAGAGGGATTGGAGCAGAAAGAGTTTTTTGCAGTAGGGAATCAGGACAATGAACTGGCAGGCATGTTTCGCCTGGCTGATAAAGATCTTCTTTATTGGGGGGAACAAGACGCAGCGGCAGGTTATGTTCATTCACTGGTAGTCAGAAAGCAGTTTGCCGGCCAGCAATTGGGAACAGTCATATTGAACATGATTGAAGATAAACTGCTTGCTGAAGGATGTCGTTTGTTCCGGCTGGACTGTAATGCAGGCAATGCCTGGCTTTGCAGCTATTATGAGCAGCAGGGATTTAAGAAAGTAGGGGAGGTAAAGATGCCGCATTCCTTAAATAATTTGTATGAAAAGCAGATTGGTTAA
- a CDS encoding RNA polymerase sigma factor codes for MLFDRKHKEEDYYLQQAIQGNRKGFEYLVTTYKDLAYTIARNIVLNKEDAEEVVQDAFVKAFSALGNFRKAAKFSTWLYRIVYNTALTKGHARKAVTIPVDDGAWWPTETVSTGSLTQADRKRYIDLALRQLTEDERVVITLYYLGEKDITEIAAILALKKSAVKMRLLRGRKSMKAALELLLPKEVKDLL; via the coding sequence CAGGCCATTCAGGGTAACAGGAAAGGGTTTGAATACCTGGTGACCACCTATAAAGATCTGGCATATACGATTGCCAGGAATATTGTGTTGAATAAGGAAGATGCGGAAGAAGTGGTACAAGATGCCTTTGTAAAGGCTTTCAGCGCATTGGGAAATTTCCGGAAAGCGGCTAAATTTTCCACCTGGCTATACCGCATTGTATACAATACCGCTCTTACAAAAGGGCATGCCCGGAAAGCGGTGACTATTCCTGTTGATGATGGAGCCTGGTGGCCTACAGAAACCGTGAGCACCGGTTCTTTAACGCAGGCAGATCGTAAACGCTACATCGACCTGGCGCTTCGCCAGTTGACGGAAGATGAACGTGTAGTGATCACCCTCTATTATCTGGGCGAAAAAGATATTACGGAAATCGCGGCGATACTTGCATTGAAAAAGTCAGCCGTTAAGATGCGGCTGCTGAGAGGCCGGAAAAGCATGAAGGCCGCATTGGAATTACTACTACCTAAAGAAGTAAAAGACTTGTTATGA
- a CDS encoding hotdog fold thioesterase has product MEQPPIWHSEVNIHELNAKGRSTMNEHLGMEFTEAGNNYLRIRMPVDHRTVQTYGILHGGASVALAETVGSIASTLVIDPAKEICVGMEINANHIRSAREGYVHGTASPIHLGRRSHIWEIKITDDQQRLICICRHTVAVMEKESFMAGAK; this is encoded by the coding sequence ATGGAACAACCACCTATCTGGCATTCGGAAGTAAACATCCATGAATTGAATGCAAAAGGCCGCTCCACTATGAATGAACACCTGGGTATGGAGTTCACGGAGGCAGGCAATAATTATCTCCGTATACGCATGCCCGTAGACCACCGCACCGTACAAACCTATGGTATTCTGCACGGAGGAGCTTCTGTAGCATTGGCGGAAACAGTAGGCAGTATTGCCTCTACGCTGGTGATAGATCCTGCCAAAGAGATCTGTGTAGGCATGGAGATCAATGCCAATCATATAAGAAGCGCCAGAGAAGGATATGTACATGGCACCGCCTCCCCTATTCATCTGGGCCGCAGGAGTCATATCTGGGAAATAAAAATCACCGACGATCAGCAGCGGCTGATCTGTATCTGCCGCCATACCGTAGCGGTGATGGAAAAAGAATCGTTTATGGCGGGAGCTAAATAG
- a CDS encoding sensor histidine kinase, producing the protein MGLIQGNFSIPRKYKVRWLAILLCYTAYTSLVFCIIYLTQKEALYRNYGPAGMWVLNILHDIIKCTIIYYFLIYWIFLPIIQTRRITFRVILPKLVHLILFATVLTTYEFYRMFGIGSARSGRQHPGMYDYSFWEFSIGLVMLLVSLIVAIFIELRARAVHLREMEKGKLMAELSAIKYQINPHFLFNCLNFIYTKSVRHNTEVAHAVNLLSEIMRYALEQNDDKEGVVLLAAEMDHMKNVIEINQMRFNNNLKIRFTEKIDNLNIRIPPLVLITLVENAFKHGDLNDEHNPLDIKIEVIGEKLWFYTQNKKKKSVKELSSGIGLANVRQRLQLVYGPRHHFQTMEDEQYYVAELTINHK; encoded by the coding sequence ATGGGATTGATCCAAGGTAACTTTTCTATTCCCCGTAAATACAAGGTAAGATGGCTGGCTATTCTGCTTTGTTATACCGCCTATACATCGCTGGTGTTCTGCATTATATATCTGACTCAAAAAGAAGCACTTTACAGGAACTACGGCCCCGCGGGTATGTGGGTCCTCAATATCCTGCATGATATCATCAAATGTACGATCATCTATTATTTCCTTATCTACTGGATATTTCTGCCCATCATACAAACAAGAAGGATCACCTTCCGGGTGATCTTACCTAAACTGGTGCACTTAATACTTTTTGCGACTGTATTGACCACCTATGAATTTTACAGGATGTTTGGAATAGGAAGTGCCAGGAGCGGCCGTCAGCATCCCGGCATGTATGACTATAGTTTCTGGGAATTCTCTATCGGGTTAGTCATGCTGTTGGTAAGCCTGATAGTGGCCATATTCATTGAGCTGCGAGCCAGAGCGGTCCATCTGCGCGAAATGGAAAAAGGTAAGCTGATGGCGGAGCTTTCTGCTATTAAATACCAGATCAATCCTCATTTTCTGTTTAATTGTCTGAATTTCATCTATACCAAGTCAGTCCGGCATAATACAGAAGTGGCGCACGCCGTTAACCTGCTGTCGGAGATCATGCGTTATGCGCTGGAACAGAATGACGATAAAGAGGGTGTGGTGTTACTGGCCGCCGAAATGGACCACATGAAAAACGTGATTGAGATCAATCAGATGCGTTTCAATAATAATCTAAAGATCCGATTCACGGAAAAAATTGATAATCTGAACATTCGCATTCCGCCACTGGTGCTGATTACATTGGTCGAGAATGCGTTCAAACACGGAGATCTGAACGATGAACATAATCCCCTCGACATAAAAATCGAAGTAATCGGGGAAAAATTGTGGTTCTATACCCAGAATAAAAAAAAGAAAAGCGTAAAAGAATTATCCAGCGGCATTGGTCTGGCGAATGTAAGACAACGGCTGCAGCTGGTGTATGGCCCCAGACACCACTTTCAGACAATGGAAGATGAACAGTATTATGTGGCCGAACTAACTATAAATCATAAATGA
- a CDS encoding DUF262 domain-containing protein: MSISTLWQLLKNSMPDIHIPEGIVIPIIQRDYAQGRTNNKAAEIRKVFIHKIKSSIRQTIHCQARPLEFDFIYGNIENDAFIPLDGQQRLTTLFLLHWYFAFKEQLLSTYASTFSRFKYATRRSSGDFFRHIIHDLNKNDHDKIFNKHQDFHQVLADKSWYFLHWKHDVTIQGIVTMLNEIHHAFSAETISFEQLTSLNQPLIVFHILDIRSMGLSDDLYIKMNARGRPLTSFENLKAELGRLIEFADWNKKYNNYSIDNTVVSLDMYFATKVDTTWIDYFWKIRATETNVFDDKMLNLLAFVALNEIAKISPDEFNDSIHKLEPIKDEVSFYTLSNLSLLQEETIIAYITTLDLLTSDSTLIKNYLANTDGISKSTCIQAAFSNNFAARYAERLYFYAITRMAIEKQYFINESELKYWDRLIKNLVTYTTYNDAKDFQASLLSITQIIEQYNGEIYTQFEQSDIKGFDTQQILEEKLKIALIQRSDKWATLINKAENHGYLDGQLAFLLSFSGIKEYYVNQQLNEASIAACYTQAAHYYHLFIQLFSNDGLIDFKEELFRRALLAKGDYLLYSINWSFLINRDRDISWKRLLRDQWSKPLQDSNPLYALFTTLDIHNISGSMQQIIDTHQVTDWRKDFIEHPILLSMCKQHRIKFYNDNNIYLLRNKKYFYREDPEVKSVLIQQNLLAAGFIEEEIGMGYIDELKQYGITHIRDKQIKIAYLNNDGVHFLIRQDDQPDDIRMHTREEVENEILKRTMH, encoded by the coding sequence ATGAGCATTTCTACTTTGTGGCAATTACTAAAGAACAGCATGCCTGACATACATATTCCTGAAGGAATCGTCATTCCTATAATTCAACGGGATTACGCTCAGGGTAGAACCAACAATAAAGCTGCTGAAATAAGAAAAGTTTTTATACATAAAATAAAATCAAGTATCCGTCAAACCATCCATTGCCAGGCCAGGCCACTGGAATTTGATTTTATTTATGGTAATATTGAGAATGATGCATTCATCCCTCTGGATGGGCAGCAGCGACTGACTACCCTTTTCTTATTACACTGGTATTTTGCTTTTAAAGAACAGCTACTGAGCACTTACGCCAGCACATTTTCCAGATTCAAATATGCCACCCGAAGATCTTCCGGCGATTTCTTCCGTCATATCATTCATGATCTCAACAAGAATGACCATGATAAGATCTTCAACAAACATCAGGATTTTCATCAGGTCCTCGCAGACAAAAGCTGGTATTTCCTTCATTGGAAGCATGATGTGACCATACAGGGTATCGTCACAATGCTGAATGAGATCCATCATGCGTTTTCGGCCGAGACAATTTCATTTGAACAGTTAACCTCTTTAAATCAGCCATTAATAGTATTTCATATTCTTGACATCCGTTCAATGGGCCTGTCAGATGACCTATACATTAAGATGAATGCCCGCGGACGGCCACTTACCAGTTTTGAAAACCTGAAAGCTGAATTAGGCAGATTGATTGAATTTGCTGACTGGAATAAAAAATACAATAATTACAGTATTGATAACACAGTTGTAAGCTTGGACATGTATTTTGCCACCAAAGTAGACACCACCTGGATAGATTATTTCTGGAAGATCCGGGCTACCGAAACCAATGTGTTTGATGATAAAATGCTGAACCTGCTGGCTTTTGTAGCACTCAACGAAATTGCTAAAATAAGTCCTGATGAATTTAACGACTCCATACATAAACTGGAACCAATAAAAGATGAGGTTTCCTTTTACACGCTGTCAAATCTATCCCTACTACAGGAAGAGACGATCATCGCGTATATTACCACACTCGATCTGCTCACCTCCGATTCCACACTTATCAAAAATTATCTCGCCAATACAGACGGGATCAGTAAATCAACCTGCATTCAGGCCGCATTTTCAAACAACTTCGCTGCCCGATATGCAGAACGTTTATATTTCTATGCCATTACCCGTATGGCTATTGAAAAGCAGTATTTTATTAATGAATCGGAATTAAAATATTGGGACCGTCTCATAAAAAACCTGGTAACCTATACTACTTATAATGATGCTAAGGATTTTCAGGCCAGCCTCCTTTCCATTACACAAATCATAGAGCAGTATAACGGTGAAATATATACGCAGTTTGAACAAAGCGATATAAAAGGCTTCGACACCCAGCAAATCCTGGAAGAAAAACTGAAAATCGCCCTGATACAGCGCTCTGATAAATGGGCCACACTTATTAATAAAGCGGAAAACCATGGATACCTGGACGGGCAGCTGGCGTTTCTACTCTCCTTCAGTGGTATCAAAGAGTATTATGTTAATCAACAACTTAATGAGGCCAGCATAGCAGCCTGTTATACACAGGCTGCTCATTATTACCATCTTTTCATTCAACTATTTTCAAACGATGGCCTGATTGACTTTAAAGAGGAACTCTTCAGAAGAGCATTACTGGCAAAAGGAGATTATCTGCTCTACTCCATCAACTGGTCTTTCCTTATCAATCGCGATCGTGATATCAGCTGGAAAAGGCTGCTGCGCGACCAATGGAGCAAACCTCTACAAGATTCCAATCCACTGTATGCATTATTCACTACGTTGGACATTCACAATATTTCCGGATCTATGCAACAAATTATAGATACCCATCAGGTAACCGACTGGCGCAAGGACTTTATTGAACACCCTATCTTACTATCTATGTGTAAACAACACCGGATTAAATTTTATAATGACAATAACATCTACTTGTTAAGAAATAAAAAATATTTTTACAGAGAAGATCCCGAGGTAAAATCAGTGTTGATACAACAAAACCTCCTGGCTGCAGGCTTTATCGAAGAAGAAATTGGGATGGGCTATATTGATGAACTGAAACAATATGGCATTACCCACATCCGTGATAAACAGATTAAAATAGCATATTTGAATAATGATGGTGTACACTTCCTTATCAGGCAGGATGATCAACCTGATGATATCAGGATGCATACACGCGAGGAGGTTGAAAATGAAATCCTTAAGCGAACTATGCACTAG
- a CDS encoding DUF262 domain-containing protein has product MSNTLKPIPVSQLLVQVNDQPEYRFFIPSFQRGFRWDEDQVTDLLEDLREFIYSPPVTTGKYCLQPIVVKKEQDNSYAVLDGQQRLTTLFILISRLRKKGLSLPLYTLSYRTRPDSATFLGNLQAVANSTNPDYHYISKAYITIDNWLNKESLTQKDIEHKFADALQSSVEFIWYEVGQDADPIDIFTRINIGKIALTNAELVKAVFLSKNNLEGFADTTNHQQALTLKQSILALEWEQIEKALQDPSFWGFIYQGAHEFETRMDYLLDLHTDKKAGDKNKYHAFRHFYKQVNRIRQDKGKQQNHANKGQSFMEEQWDKLKNLFDTLYEWYHDKTFNHLIGFLIHEKTDIPQLQKEFKKTDRSAFLQMIREKIALKIISADISILRYTDSNHKNKLNKLLLLHNITNSLLTPGGKSYFPFEALNQQDWSLEHIFAQNSEELREKDYHHWLKEHLPYFKSFKDETADKIADNIKNLLMQDDTSINKETMQACFSDAAKYIQERINNDDKTNAADAQIAPDEYDWLNDDHSIANLALLDGSTNSAIKNSLFDIKRKMILDKDKKGLFIPHETKKVFLKYYTESPQHLAYWTFQDRKAYVDNITTTLSYFLKTNL; this is encoded by the coding sequence ATGAGCAATACACTAAAGCCTATACCAGTGAGCCAACTGCTGGTACAAGTTAACGACCAGCCGGAATATCGTTTTTTTATTCCCTCTTTCCAGCGTGGATTTCGCTGGGATGAAGACCAGGTGACCGACTTACTGGAAGATCTCAGGGAATTTATTTATTCACCGCCTGTTACTACCGGCAAATACTGTCTGCAACCTATTGTTGTAAAAAAAGAACAGGATAACAGCTATGCAGTACTGGATGGGCAACAACGCCTCACTACCCTATTTATTCTGATATCCAGGCTTAGAAAAAAAGGGCTTTCCCTTCCACTCTACACTTTATCTTATAGAACAAGGCCTGACAGCGCCACTTTCCTGGGAAATCTCCAGGCAGTTGCCAACAGTACCAACCCGGACTATCACTATATCAGCAAGGCCTATATCACCATTGATAACTGGCTTAATAAGGAATCTCTCACACAGAAGGATATTGAGCATAAATTTGCTGACGCACTACAATCATCTGTAGAGTTTATCTGGTATGAAGTAGGCCAGGACGCCGATCCCATTGACATCTTTACCCGTATTAATATCGGTAAAATTGCATTGACTAATGCAGAACTGGTTAAAGCTGTATTTCTCAGCAAAAACAATCTTGAGGGCTTTGCTGATACCACTAATCATCAACAGGCACTGACACTAAAACAAAGCATCCTCGCGCTGGAGTGGGAGCAAATAGAGAAGGCACTGCAAGACCCTTCCTTCTGGGGATTCATATACCAAGGAGCTCATGAATTTGAGACAAGGATGGACTACCTGTTAGACCTCCATACTGATAAAAAAGCAGGAGACAAAAACAAATACCATGCTTTCAGACATTTCTACAAGCAGGTCAATCGTATACGGCAAGACAAGGGAAAACAGCAGAATCATGCTAATAAAGGCCAGTCTTTCATGGAAGAACAATGGGATAAACTGAAAAACCTCTTCGATACCCTGTATGAATGGTACCATGATAAAACCTTCAATCACCTGATTGGATTCCTGATTCATGAAAAAACAGATATCCCGCAGCTGCAAAAGGAATTCAAAAAGACAGACCGGAGTGCTTTCCTCCAAATGATCAGGGAAAAGATCGCCCTCAAAATAATCTCCGCAGATATCAGTATCCTAAGATATACCGACAGCAACCATAAAAACAAACTGAATAAGTTACTGCTGCTTCATAATATTACCAATAGCCTCCTTACTCCGGGAGGGAAAAGCTATTTTCCATTTGAAGCCTTAAACCAGCAAGACTGGAGCCTGGAACACATCTTCGCGCAAAATTCGGAAGAACTGCGGGAAAAAGATTACCATCATTGGTTAAAAGAGCACTTACCTTATTTCAAATCTTTCAAAGATGAAACTGCAGATAAGATTGCGGATAACATTAAAAATTTACTGATGCAGGATGACACCAGCATTAACAAGGAAACCATGCAGGCTTGCTTCTCCGATGCTGCGAAATATATCCAGGAGAGAATAAACAATGACGATAAAACTAACGCAGCAGATGCGCAGATAGCGCCAGATGAATACGACTGGCTGAACGATGACCACTCGATCGCCAATCTTGCCCTGCTGGATGGCTCCACCAATTCCGCCATAAAAAATTCACTGTTCGATATTAAACGTAAAATGATCCTCGACAAGGACAAAAAAGGACTGTTTATCCCACATGAAACCAAAAAGGTTTTTTTGAAATATTACACCGAGTCTCCTCAACATCTTGCCTACTGGACTTTTCAGGACAGAAAAGCTTATGTAGACAATATTACCACCACGTTATCTTACTTTCTTAAAACCAACCTATGA